The genomic stretch ACATTGgcaattattataataaatatgtgCAAGTGACATTGCCATTAATTAGCTTAATTTAACACAACACTATATCAACATGTTTCAGTTGATTAAATATAAACGAAGCTTTATGTAGTTTGGTTAAAATTATAGTTCTTGATTGCAGTAATGTGCTTCCTTACAAATGGAATAGATCATCAATTCTAAATTATATAGCTCCACATCAACATGATTTTTAACATTGATATGCCTAATCTATTAATTCCTTGGGTTCTTTATCTCTCTTTGaaataatgttaatttttaactttcaattttaactttcaaataatttGGTACAATGTATTGTATACATCCAAGGGATAAGCCATACATAAACAAACCAATTGAGGATCATAACTTGTTCAAGATTATTTGCGGTAATGATCAGGCAAATAAACCCCGTGCAGTTCAATTTGGAGATGAAATTGGCACACATATGGATGATGACGTCGACCCCCACCGTCCATCTTAGACTAATGGGCTTGATGCATGTTTTTGAAGAGACTGATTACCATGTTAATATGCCATGGGCAATCAATTAGAGAGTACAGAACCCAGCGGGGCAACTTCCAATCAAttaggaaaaaagaaagaaaaaccaaaaatggCCTCCGAAGTTGAAACAATATAAGAAATGAATAAAACCACTAAGGTGACATTGGCGACATGGAAGTCTACTTGAGATTTAGAATTTGCAAAGGAACTGATTGGTAAGTGCATGAAATTAAAAGCATATGGTTACTTTGGCCATGAGATCAGTAAGACATATAATTGGTTACTAGCCAACAATAGTAGAGCATGACTTTCTTAGCAAAGGATGAAGAGCTAAGGAAATACTGGGAAGAGGATTTATTTGAATCACACAATCAAGAAGACATTTTCTAAAGGTCTGcttagtttgttttatttatttatttattattattattattattattattattattattattatttgcccGTTTGTGTATTATGCATTGCTCTGTAACTACTATAtcttatagtattttttttgttttttttaacatggtGTTGCAGATTGTTAGGACATCCTAAAGAGTTAGGCATGAAACCAAAAAGAATAGTACATATAACTTACTTTATTcttgtcattatatatatatatatatatatatacttttgttaCTAATTAGCTCATGATTCCGAAAAATGAATTTCATCATATGTGCAGTCTTTTTGAGTTTTGAAGAATGGGCTATGAACGTAGCATGGAATTGTAAACTTTGGTCTTTAGAATTCGATAAGATTAACTATGAACTTTTTGAATgtactttttatatatagtaGGTCTACAATCTTTTTCTGCTTATGCACACTTTTGATTTATGATGTTTTTCTAATATGAAACTTTGAACTcgattctttttataattaatcttgactaatgatatatttatttatgttccTTCACATGTTTGAAGTATCAAGTACAACTTGACATCCTCTTTATATGGATCATGTttgaattatatgaattttttttttctttttcttcaatgttAAATGTATAGGGAGTGCTTTATTATTGGCTAAAGAGTATTGCTTGAGATCCCCTTTCTATAGTTCATGCTTAGTTTatgaaggagaaaaaaatctatttttttcaaaatattaaatggGTATGTTGCGTGTTCTTGTTAGTTAAATGGTAAGGTTTCCATTTTGCTTTGCAGGTTACcgtttttttctgtttttctttctttcttttttattttgatattaatttttaaataaaaagcagCAAAAAAAAAGTTGTAACAATAGGaagcaattattaaaaaaaaaaagccttttCTTTTCGTTAGCTGGCCTtccattaaaaaagaaaaaataacaagaaaaaattttaattaataaatgacgATAAATACGTTTCAACATTTTGGTTGTTACTCtattagaataaattattagagtaaattaataaatataattataaattaattataaaaagttgATCTAGTTAATAATAAATGGCAATTATAAAAATGTTGTCTTTAAAATAATGagttcataataataaatatatagtaattagaatattataataaattgatacataataaaatatggGGTAACTTTACCTTGAGTAACCATATCCCAAGATACATCAAAtcatacatatgtatatttttttaattacagtgtcaaacaaatataaaattttataatacaatatttttaattatatttaatcaaAGAATACATTTGATTTCACTGAATTTTAAACCTAGGTATttctaattatattataatttaaaatccaCATCAATTAGGCTTCATCCAACCAAGCGCCactttggttaaaaaaatgcTATAAAAGCTTCATAAGAAACTTTTGGAGGTTTTTATGTGCCCCCATGGTTTGATAAGATGGCTCCCGGCCATTTAATTAGTCAAAAGCACCGTAATTATTAAAAACGTTAggcttatttattaaataaaaaaacctatattTTGTGTTGGTTTAAGTTAGAAGCTGATGCGATTTGTTTCTTGGCCAAAtatatcatattaaattaaaaaaaagaaattctaaGATAAAAGAGCATTAATATATCAGGATGTAGATCACATaagcatttaattatttttaattgttaaccATGTATTAACCAGTGccatttttcaaatatttttaaacatatatactGATATGGCAATCATTTGACAATTCaaggaattttattttattttattttaaaaaatcatatattaaagaaaaaaaatacattaagaAAACCTCAGTTGTCTATTTACCTTTTAAAAGTTTGTAATTGCTTTTGTCCACATCCCGAAACACAAAATTATCGTGCAACAGTTcagttgatttaatttaatataaaagtaataaaatattaaaaagaaaaaaaactactaTTTAGTGTTAGTAAATGTGTCTACGCGTTATGAGAGGACTccactaattaatgatataaatATCAATCTTAGATTAATTTAATCAAAGCAAATAGATAGACATCATCAAAAAAATGCAATAGACAAATATGGATAGAGGTAACAGAGAGACTTAttccatatttaaactaaaattacattcataaataaaactttttatttgaaataaaagtgAACAATAATATCCTATTTTAAAGGATACGCCTGCAAATGGTGACTCCATCTCCAATGCAAACTTGAGTGATTTCTAGTCTAGGATCAAGAGCTAGAAATTCATTAAACTTGACAAAAAAATTCTTTGTTTCAATAAACCTTTGTGGGAGTGAAGAATGTGAAGAATTTATAGGCTCTGTCACAGCACCTGACCAGAGAGTATTGTCATATACAATGACTCCACCTATCTTGACTAGTTTCATCAACCTTTCATGATACTCTCTGTTGTTTGTTTTATCAGCATCCACAAATGCGTAATCATATAATTTCTCTTTATCATCTTTGGCCTACACAAGCACACTCCATTGTTATTAAAAGTTCTTTTTTCAATAAGAGTTTATGAAGAAGGTTATGTCTTTTGTCATATATaagagttttcataaaaaaaatttaaatttttattttatcttgaaAAACCTCTCTAGTTAAaactataatatattaaaaaaactttcaattaattcaaactaatatatgtattttattcagtcattttcttcatattaagaggtaattttaaatttgtttttcaagCATTTATTGTTTAAGAGGTAATTTTGTCATTTGCGGATTTCaaacacataaattaaaaatattctgTTACAATTTTAGCCAGAGTACAATTATGCAAGGTTGAGTACCTCAAAATTATGCAGGGTGAGTAAAACATTTAGTTTTAAAGATAATGAAACATGAGGATTTCTTACAAATCAAGATAAAGTAGCAAAATTTATATGTTAAGAAAACCTCTAGATTTCACATACCTCTTCAATCATTTTGTCAAGGATAGGAATTGCTTCAGACTCAATAAAGTTAATCTTTTCCTCCACTCCTGCTTTTCGAATAAAAGGTAGGCCTATTTCAAATGATGATCTATTTATATCGATCGCcgttatctaaaaaaaaaaatatgaaaaactaattaaaactCACATATTTAAACATCacatgttaaatttaaaaatcagaTAGGTAGGATTACAACCTTTCCATCCTCTGGCAATGCCAACGCAGTGGTGAGAAGTGAATAGCCAGTAAAAACTCCAATCTCTATAGCCTTCTTAGCATTCATTAgctttaaaataattgataaaaagcTCCCTTCTTCTGGAGGCACACTCATTTCTCCCCTAGTTCATTAATTGAAcaagtgataaataaaaaaaaaaaaatttaactactaCTTTCCTTGGTCAATGACCAAGAGTATGAATCTTTTGATCTCAAAGTGAATTATTCATgtttccaaaaaatatatatatagttaaataaatattttttcttttttaatggtGATTATAGAGATTTATAAGTAATCACTcccttgttaattaattaagctaaaagtaaccttatatatatatatatatatatatatatataaacccctCATCATCCCTTTCTCATATGACAGATAACAGAGATTTATGGTGTTTAtactcaaaaaacaaaaaagaacagATATAAAGGTAGAAGGAGATCTCTAGAGGGAGATAGAGAGGAAGCGAAGGGGATTTTACCTTATAAGTTTCATTGTTACCTCTCTCAATTCctttagttgttcatgctctCTTGGATAAACGCTTGTATCCAAAAtatactgaaaagaaaaatcatatactagataataaaatcaaaattaaaattaaatgaaataaactaaaatacaaataatatgaCCTTAAGAAGATCATCATTTTTGAGAAGATTCTTGTGTCTAGCCATTGATGAGTGGGGAGAACAAAACCTTGTTGCAAAACAATTATAGAGAATGAGAGAATTTCTCTTAAAAGCCTCTAACGTAACTCTGTTCAGTGTAGATTTAAAGAACAAACGTCATTATGAAATATGATGACAGTTATTATCATACACTTTTAATTAATACCAAGTgggataataaaaaataaataaatgaataggaAGATTCGACGTCGCTTTAATGACTTGAATTAGATGATAACCTTGGGACATGTGGACATACTATGATAATTAAATGCCATGCAACGAAAAAAACAACGAATGCGTTTGGAAGCAAACCAGGATGCTTatcctctccctctctctctcgctcgctCGCTCGTGATAACCTTGGGATAGAAAAAGCTATAATTTATTGGACATGTGGAGCATACTCTGATAAATGTATATGCAACAACAAAACTAGGAATGTGTCTGGAAGCAAACCAGATGGATAGTGAATACTTATTCTCTCATTCTCTGCTTTTATAGATAATTATGGAGCATATATTGGATAATTTCATTCATGTTTCTCCTTTATTTCTAATGCAAATCATCTTTAATTACTCCTGtattttttcaataatgatTCTACTTTTTAATAGtagttattatatatacaagttTTACCAATAGTGTGttgaaatcttatttttttcccaataaatcaattaatgatagggaaaattactgttcacccatcgtaattttcaaaacttcccaaaaaccccctcctacttttgcacaccccggacaacccttccgttagtgtttaacttctcttttaccccctaccgttcacttcaaatgggtccatgttgtgaaatcccatttttggccctgaaaatggtgggaaaggaaagcgccaaatcacatcatgttcaaccttttgaagagctttctgcttggtttaacgtttaaatattttactaatatgtttaataattatcatatccgtgtaatacttcccatctccgctttaacgttatctttacatgtataactattcatattaacgtgtaaattctcaaagtctctgcgtaaaacggtgatctttttcgctttgatccgaaTTCTGGCGGGTGTCACGTGGCGGTGGCAAGAGTTATGGTATCCCgctgcataagaattaatgactgCATTAAAATTTATGACCGTAACATAATTTTCCGAACACCCATTCGTTCTCATCGACCAATGTCGGCCATCgtgtgtttaactttttttctcggatatgaagagtcgtaccgcttgtggaattcacaccataaataaccggaaaagaaccctccccatggacaaccactcgtcgtccctcatcatcctcctcctcctcctcctcgtcctcctctcTTCCcactggacaaccactctatctgaaatgatgtttcgtgaaccttcttccttatcttgagaatcattttagccgcaatcacgcaacagttaaactatctttttcgccCTAGTcgaaaatgctctcataattgcccTCGAATCGCGAGGATTCTTCgacggtggatgacgggcaagcaattagctgagcatttcgacttgggtaagaaaagaaatttttttcacgtatttcgtgattgcggaggattctctagaggaggagatcggaaacatcctttaagacaggggttgatatttatcactgagacttcTCATCTACCATTTTAAGAACATTATGTCgatgtacaactattacgttacgtgtttaactatcgggatcttcgctttaagtcccgaccatgacacattgattaatagtcgttttcatgaaagtgtgttgtttaacctttttaatgttgcaCGCGtgcgggttcaagttgatgcgcatgttatgcaaccgtgCGAGCATTCGAATGTCATGGGGACACTTGTTTcgctatacgagggtcgagtcgtgagtgtccaaagtcccgagcggacgttgtaaatgttgtaaatgttgtaaatcttttataaataaaacgaaacaagcttatttgactttgaacttctgaaatttaaacatagacctagtaaaaacaaacaatgtgggaaacaaaagaacgtcattgtaaacaatagaaaatacgtaaatatgtttaaacagcgacaacggtgtttaagaaaaagttactctttaaacaatttaaacaataaaatattatttaaatgatatagactttagttaaacaattaaccgtttttttaaacactatatgtatctgtttaaacataaaaagctcgtcgaattatctgttcggaggtaatcgttggggtgagatgtattcgaacgtcgcggagtcgttcaatgcttggatcaaggaagctcatcATTTACGGGTGGctgaaaatggtcgactccataaggtctcgcgaatgttggtttacacttaacatttagtattaacctttaaacattctcaatctttgtttaattacacttgtcgacttttaaatattaatcatttcgtttaaataattacaataatatttaaacatgttgactgaattatttaaccatcacatgctttgtttaaccttatttgccgagttcaagttgatgcgcatgttatgtagctggcgtgagcaagcgacgaaatgggagacctacttatgccctggacatacattcgaagttagagatcattgttgagggacggcccgaaatcttcgtgttggtcgttgtgtcgatgatcgttacgggAGTGATCGACCAATCGCGAGCaactccgtggatctcgccatcgaacttgttcatgtcgaaggtggcaagtttatggtatcccttgcgaaACATGCTTACGCGAGCAATAATGCGAGATggacaccaacgtacatcgatttattagcgggtacttcaccgtcgacaattacaaactggcgtacaaggaagctatattccccatactcGACTATGACaggccttcagacggaaatcgtgagcttcgtttgcgaccgcctgtgactagaaggcagcctgggcggcctagggcgaaagaggatcgagtgcATAGCGTTTGATGTCCACGAGTTACATTGCGGCCCGCTGCCGAAAGATCCGGTCATAATCGAGCGATCTTGCGATGAAgcgtcgccgactaggcattgttaataaaccgacgatgacagggaaacattgtgtattgatgggaacctttctacatttaaactcttactctttacagcgaattgaatgtatttacgagagacattgttattttaaaagcggatactgtaatttgaaatatttcaagctgatgtttaaacaatgagtgcattaATTTAAGCAGAGgcagtgttatttttaagcgggtatcacgtaatttgaaatatttaaagcgatgtttaaagcgatatatagtatatttaaacaatgaaagtgaaatgtacacaattacaacgtaaattaaacaatgaaataaaaaccgaatggaatttaacacgctttcaattcaaaacaaacaaaatttacattaagatatacaagtcatgttcttgaacacgaaaacaatgaattgaatttgtccgattacatttgaaaacaaaattgacggTCGGATATACgggacatgttattcaaaaacaaaaatttaacccgcatGAGCGACCCCCTTTATCATGGACGCAGCGCCCTCCCCTCCTTatgtatgcgggtaacatacacGTATCCCGAGGTAAGGAACGATACATgctgcggtggccgtaacttctcaccccacgaTGGTGCTCGATAAACGCGCGAGCGTGAGCGGcgcaatcggcgcttccttgttttagCGTGGGGTTTACGTATGGTCGTGCAGCGGGTACTTGCAGTCGCCGACTCGCCCTAACttcatatcgacacaaaggtcgaatagattccattgtcgagatatgcaagtcgagattagaataccgatttaaataccaagcgagatattaatcggacataattaaagaacttaccatgtccaatgGCGTCCTTATCGATtgccggacatgaagaataatactgtattcttgtttatcattgtcggagacgacgacatggaagtggccattcatgattatcgggaggatgacaatttgaacttcatgcggaGTTGCTTGCACGGcatcccgatcatagccataattgtgtcatgtgcgtcgtcaCGCTTTGACATAAGCAGTAGCGATGATGCGGTGATGGAGCGCgcctcttgtaaggatatggctctttgctcggcgacttttgtattatgcatactgaaagcgtccatcacatcatcgatgaccatctccttcccctcaagcgtgTATAATGCATCGCGTGTGATGGCGGCGGCGTCGTTCTTCCCACGGCCGGTGTTGAGGTTAAGCGATAacgagatataataagaccatattgtaaatatttaaatgatattatcaattgttacatgatattatatataattaaagcgataaaagtagaaaacttaaatgataacataaaaggtattaaacactattaggaaatagttaaacactataaaaatactttaaaacaatatcataaaaagcgttacacttaccgATCCATGAGGCGGTTGggaagatcctcatcgactctgctttcgtatttgttaaaacgactcgagACCAacctatttcttcttcttgagataaaaagctttccgagcaaAATGCGGTCCagatttttgattggccttgatcatctactctcgttgctcggtcgggtcTTCAttgacatcttccttcgatctcGGGGGCGATGGCAGCTGACATCAGCGTAGACAcgtccttacatggttgttcttgttgtgggattgtgtgcgGCCCGATCTTGAGGAGACGGCGGCAGCATCAACCCGTgaacacttccttacatggttcttgttgtggtgggattgtgtctgacACTTTGGGCTAGCATGCTCTTGTCGGCCGGCGAGGAGCCGCGACAACGGATtacgacgatcttctcaacagGTGGCCATGACCAGcggcatcat from Dioscorea cayenensis subsp. rotundata cultivar TDr96_F1 unplaced genomic scaffold, TDr96_F1_v2_PseudoChromosome.rev07_lg8_w22 25.fasta BLBR01001604.1, whole genome shotgun sequence encodes the following:
- the LOC120256745 gene encoding norbelladine 4'-O-methyltransferase 2-like, whose protein sequence is MARHKNLLKNDDLLKYILDTSVYPREHEQLKELREVTMKLIRGEMSVPPEEGSFLSIILKLMNAKKAIEIGVFTGYSLLTTALALPEDGKITAIDINRSSFEIGLPFIRKAGVEEKINFIESEAIPILDKMIEEAKDDKEKLYDYAFVDADKTNNREYHERLMKLVKIGGVIVYDNTLWSGAVTEPINSSHSSLPQRFIETKNFFVKFNEFLALDPRLEITQVCIGDGVTICRRIL